One part of the Chryseobacterium sp. 7 genome encodes these proteins:
- a CDS encoding GH92 family glycosyl hydrolase has product MKKRLIAFSLFITQIISAQNYSQYVNPFIGTGGHGHTFPGAIVPFGMVQLSPDTRIDGSWDGCSGYHYSDSVIYGFSHTHLNGTGVSDYGDIMLMPTMGTPSLNSKDYSSKFSHKNEKATAGFYAVKLDKNNIDVRLTTTKRVGYHEYTFNNAGNANIILDLNHRDKLLEGEVKIIDDKTIEVFRRSEAWATNQYIYARIEFSKPMKISKKETNGKQESNLFTGTKLALAFSTNVKKGEKINVKVSISPTGYEGAGKNMLAEGQSNDFEGIKKQAQSDWDKELSKIEVKSEDKNKLAVFYTALYHVFTQPNINMDVDGKYRGRDNKLYNANGFDYYTVFSLWDTFRGAHPLMTLIDRKRTADFVNTFVKQYEQGGKLPVWELASNETECMIGYHSVSVIADAMAKGIQGFDYEKAFQAAKGSAMQDIFGLNAYKQNNYISIDDEHESVSKTVEYAYDDWCIAQMAKILGKKDDYQYFMKRSQNWKNLYNPKTGFMQPRKNGNWYEPFDPREVNNNYTEGNSWHYSYSVQQDIPGLIAAHGGKEKFEQFIDAIFTAPDKTTGREQVDITGLMGQYAQGNEPSHHIAYLYNFVDKPEKTDAKIKYILDNFYKNTPDGLIGNEDCGQMSAWYVLSSMGIYSVTPGLPEWETTTPYFDEIKIHLEDGTIRTITKNTGRAELKKLGFENVKPVKDFKYTEQTASPVISADRIFDFSTKVEITPLNPNDKVYYMTMDDSDSNKRKAFSTYKGPFAVTKTTQVMAYAERNGEKSSVTTANFNRRPNYWDINIISKVTPQYSATGKLALIDGIRGDVNWRKGEWHGYQGQNFEAVIDLKSPQNIKYLSSTYLQDSRAWILMPKKVEYYASMNGKDFILLKTVDNDIDPKDEKVQIKDFSTEILPTEARYIKVKAYFFGKLPEWHQGAGGDAYIFIDEIGIK; this is encoded by the coding sequence ATGAAAAAAAGGCTGATTGCATTTTCTTTATTTATTACCCAGATCATTTCCGCGCAGAACTACTCCCAATATGTCAATCCATTTATAGGAACCGGAGGCCATGGCCATACTTTTCCGGGCGCAATTGTTCCGTTCGGGATGGTACAGCTTTCTCCGGATACAAGAATTGACGGCAGCTGGGACGGATGCAGTGGATATCATTATTCGGATTCCGTGATCTATGGCTTTTCTCATACCCATCTGAACGGTACAGGAGTTTCAGATTATGGGGATATCATGCTGATGCCCACCATGGGGACTCCAAGTCTGAATAGCAAAGATTATTCTTCAAAATTTTCGCATAAAAATGAAAAAGCAACAGCCGGATTTTATGCAGTCAAATTAGATAAAAATAATATTGATGTACGTTTGACGACCACCAAAAGAGTCGGCTATCATGAATACACATTCAATAATGCAGGGAATGCCAATATCATCTTAGACCTCAACCACAGGGATAAGCTTCTGGAAGGTGAAGTAAAGATTATTGATGATAAAACCATTGAAGTTTTCAGAAGAAGTGAAGCCTGGGCAACCAATCAATACATCTACGCCAGAATTGAGTTTTCAAAACCGATGAAAATTTCAAAAAAAGAAACTAATGGAAAACAGGAAAGCAACCTTTTTACCGGAACAAAGCTTGCCCTGGCATTCTCCACCAATGTTAAAAAAGGAGAAAAGATCAATGTAAAAGTTTCTATTTCTCCTACAGGTTATGAAGGAGCAGGAAAGAATATGCTCGCAGAAGGACAATCCAATGATTTTGAAGGTATAAAAAAACAGGCACAATCTGACTGGGATAAAGAGCTTTCAAAAATTGAAGTAAAATCTGAAGATAAAAATAAATTAGCCGTTTTTTACACCGCTTTGTATCATGTTTTCACTCAACCGAACATCAATATGGATGTTGACGGAAAATACAGAGGCAGGGACAACAAGCTGTATAACGCCAATGGCTTTGATTATTACACGGTATTCTCACTTTGGGATACCTTCAGAGGTGCTCATCCACTCATGACCTTAATCGACAGAAAAAGAACTGCCGATTTCGTCAATACTTTCGTCAAACAATACGAACAGGGAGGAAAACTTCCGGTTTGGGAACTGGCTTCCAACGAAACAGAATGTATGATCGGCTACCACTCAGTCTCGGTCATTGCAGATGCAATGGCGAAAGGAATTCAGGGATTTGACTATGAAAAGGCTTTTCAGGCGGCAAAAGGTTCTGCCATGCAGGATATTTTCGGACTGAACGCCTACAAACAGAATAATTATATCAGCATAGATGACGAACATGAAAGTGTTTCCAAAACTGTAGAATACGCTTATGATGACTGGTGTATTGCTCAAATGGCAAAAATTTTAGGCAAGAAAGACGATTATCAGTATTTCATGAAACGTTCTCAGAACTGGAAAAACCTTTACAATCCAAAAACAGGTTTTATGCAGCCAAGAAAAAACGGAAACTGGTATGAGCCTTTTGATCCGAGAGAAGTCAATAACAATTATACGGAAGGAAACTCATGGCATTATTCATATTCTGTACAGCAGGATATTCCTGGGCTTATCGCAGCGCATGGAGGAAAAGAAAAATTTGAACAATTCATTGATGCCATATTTACAGCTCCGGATAAAACAACAGGAAGAGAACAAGTGGATATCACAGGATTGATGGGACAATATGCTCAGGGAAATGAGCCAAGCCATCATATTGCTTATCTGTACAATTTTGTAGATAAGCCGGAAAAAACAGATGCGAAAATTAAATACATTCTGGATAATTTTTATAAAAATACCCCAGACGGCCTCATAGGAAACGAAGACTGCGGTCAGATGAGTGCATGGTATGTTCTAAGCTCTATGGGAATTTATTCTGTGACTCCGGGATTACCGGAATGGGAAACTACAACGCCTTATTTTGATGAAATTAAAATTCACCTTGAAGACGGTACCATAAGAACCATTACCAAAAATACAGGCAGAGCAGAACTTAAAAAACTAGGCTTCGAAAATGTGAAACCTGTCAAAGATTTTAAATATACCGAACAAACGGCTTCCCCGGTAATTTCAGCAGACAGAATATTTGATTTTTCCACCAAGGTTGAGATCACTCCACTGAATCCTAATGACAAAGTTTATTATATGACGATGGATGACAGTGACAGCAACAAAAGGAAAGCTTTTTCTACTTATAAAGGTCCGTTCGCCGTCACCAAAACCACTCAGGTAATGGCTTACGCTGAAAGAAACGGCGAGAAAAGTTCTGTAACCACCGCTAATTTTAACAGAAGACCTAATTATTGGGATATTAATATCATTTCAAAAGTGACTCCTCAATACAGTGCTACCGGAAAACTGGCTCTTATTGACGGAATCAGAGGGGATGTAAACTGGAGAAAAGGCGAATGGCACGGATATCAGGGGCAAAATTTTGAAGCTGTAATCGATCTTAAATCTCCTCAAAATATCAAATACTTATCTTCTACTTACCTTCAGGACAGCAGAGCATGGATTCTGATGCCCAAAAAAGTAGAATATTACGCTTCCATGAATGGAAAAGATTTTATCCTTCTGAAAACCGTTGACAATGATATTGATCCTAAAGATGAGAAAGTACAGATCAAAGATTTTTCTACAGAAATTCTTCCTACCGAAGCCAGATATATCAAAGTAAAAGCATACTTCTTCGGAAAACTTCCGGAATGGCACCAGGGAGCAGGCGGTGATGCTTATATTTTTATTGATGAGATTGGTATAAAATAA
- a CDS encoding phytanoyl-CoA dioxygenase family protein, whose protein sequence is MSLHNLENHKSHIEEYGFAVINNVFSQEELENINFALQNIDTSKENFRKSEDLFAIRQFLKEIPEIKDLVFNENIRKVIKEIFGEKYFVVKSIYFDKPETSNWYVAYHQDLTISVDKKLELADFGPWTTKQNQFAVQPPLNILENIYTIRIHLDDTDENNGALKVVPKSHAKGIYRPETIDWTIETEEICKVEQGGIMIMKPLTLHGSNRTTNGKKRRVIHIEFSDIELPEVLQWSERMN, encoded by the coding sequence ATGAGTTTACATAACTTAGAAAATCATAAAAGCCATATTGAAGAATATGGCTTTGCTGTTATTAATAATGTGTTTTCGCAGGAAGAACTCGAAAATATCAACTTTGCTCTGCAAAATATAGATACCTCAAAAGAGAATTTCAGAAAGTCTGAAGACCTTTTTGCCATAAGACAGTTTTTAAAAGAAATTCCGGAAATCAAAGATCTGGTGTTTAACGAAAACATTAGAAAAGTGATAAAAGAAATCTTTGGCGAGAAATATTTTGTTGTCAAAAGTATTTATTTCGATAAGCCTGAAACTTCCAACTGGTATGTAGCCTATCATCAGGATCTGACTATTTCTGTAGATAAAAAACTGGAACTTGCTGATTTTGGTCCATGGACAACCAAACAGAATCAGTTTGCAGTACAGCCTCCATTGAATATTTTAGAAAACATCTATACCATCAGAATCCATCTGGATGATACCGATGAAAACAACGGAGCTCTGAAAGTAGTTCCAAAATCTCATGCAAAAGGCATTTACAGACCGGAAACTATTGACTGGACTATAGAAACAGAAGAAATCTGTAAGGTAGAGCAAGGCGGAATAATGATCATGAAACCTTTAACGCTTCACGGATCCAACCGGACAACGAATGGAAAGAAAAGAAGAGTAATCCACATAGAATTTTCTGATATAGAACTTCCGGAAGTCCTTCAGTGGTCCGAAAGAATGAACTGA
- a CDS encoding dicarboxylate/amino acid:cation symporter — MKGQNKLFIAIIIALVVGVGIGGVVHVSYPESAEPFSKNIKLLGTVFIRLVQMIIAPLVFTTLVVGIAKMSDIKMIGRVGTKAMLWFISASLVSLFIGLILVNWLEPGHVTKLPIQDVSSADELLKNSKSFSMEDFVKHMIPKSLFEAFATNEVLQIVVFAVMFGVALANLGEEYSKPVVKLFDIIAHAILKMVGYIMWFAPLGVLGAIAAVVATNGFEIFKVYAIYLRDFFFAIAVLWLVLLLVGYFILGNRLFDLLKRIKEPLLIAFSTTSSEAVFPKLVEELEKFGCNSRVVSFILPLGYSFNLDGSMMYMTFASIFIAQIYGIEMTIGQQITMLLVLMLTSKGIAGVPRASLVIIVATCSMFGIPPEGIALILPIDHFCDMGRSMTNVLGNTLATTAVSKWEGQLTEPLDKI; from the coding sequence ATGAAAGGACAGAATAAACTTTTTATAGCAATTATCATTGCCCTGGTGGTGGGTGTAGGGATTGGAGGTGTTGTGCATGTGAGTTATCCGGAAAGTGCAGAACCCTTTTCCAAAAACATAAAACTGTTGGGAACAGTCTTTATCAGATTGGTACAGATGATTATTGCGCCTTTGGTTTTTACAACTTTGGTAGTGGGGATTGCCAAAATGAGTGATATTAAGATGATTGGAAGGGTAGGAACAAAAGCAATGCTTTGGTTTATTTCTGCTTCTCTTGTTTCTCTTTTTATCGGATTAATCCTTGTGAACTGGCTTGAGCCGGGACATGTTACCAAATTACCGATTCAGGATGTTTCCTCTGCTGATGAGCTTCTTAAGAACAGTAAAAGTTTTTCTATGGAAGACTTCGTAAAGCATATGATTCCTAAAAGTTTATTTGAGGCCTTTGCTACCAATGAAGTATTGCAGATTGTTGTATTTGCCGTAATGTTTGGAGTTGCGCTTGCTAATTTGGGCGAGGAATATTCTAAACCTGTAGTAAAGCTTTTTGATATCATTGCTCATGCCATCCTTAAAATGGTAGGGTATATTATGTGGTTTGCTCCATTAGGAGTATTGGGAGCTATTGCAGCAGTAGTGGCAACTAATGGTTTTGAAATCTTTAAAGTATATGCTATTTATTTAAGAGATTTCTTCTTTGCTATAGCAGTTCTTTGGCTGGTTCTTTTATTAGTAGGGTATTTCATTTTAGGAAACCGTCTTTTTGATTTATTAAAAAGAATTAAAGAACCATTACTAATCGCTTTCTCTACAACGAGTTCAGAAGCTGTATTCCCGAAACTGGTGGAAGAGCTTGAAAAATTCGGTTGTAACAGCAGAGTAGTATCTTTTATTTTACCTTTAGGATACTCGTTTAACCTGGATGGAAGTATGATGTATATGACCTTTGCCTCAATCTTCATTGCACAAATCTACGGTATTGAAATGACTATCGGACAGCAGATCACTATGCTTTTGGTATTAATGCTTACTTCAAAAGGAATTGCAGGGGTTCCGAGAGCTTCTCTGGTAATTATTGTTGCAACCTGTTCAATGTTCGGGATTCCGCCGGAAGGGATTGCTTTAATTTTACCAATTGACCACTTCTGTGATATGGGTAGAAGTATGACGAACGTATTAGGAAATACACTGGCAACTACAGCTGTTTCAAAATGGGAAGGACAACTGACCGAACCATTAGACAAAATTTAA
- a CDS encoding BON domain-containing protein: MKKTIAMAALAVAVSFGAVSCKKKVSDADLQTQATTVVTSNPNASVEVKEGVAHLSGTFADQQSKDAMIAKLKAISGVKDVMDMSTIAAAPTAAPVETASAVDPAVQKKVQDAVKDFPSVKVEVVNGQLTLTGNVSGLQARKIKESVDALKIGKYNNNLIVK, from the coding sequence ATGAAAAAAACTATTGCAATGGCTGCATTAGCTGTAGCTGTATCTTTCGGTGCTGTTTCTTGTAAAAAGAAAGTTTCTGATGCCGATCTTCAGACTCAGGCTACAACAGTGGTAACTTCTAATCCCAATGCTTCTGTGGAAGTAAAAGAAGGTGTAGCGCACTTAAGCGGAACTTTTGCAGATCAGCAGTCTAAGGATGCGATGATTGCAAAGCTAAAAGCAATCAGCGGAGTAAAAGATGTAATGGATATGTCTACAATAGCGGCTGCTCCTACTGCAGCACCTGTTGAAACAGCTTCAGCTGTAGATCCTGCTGTTCAGAAAAAAGTTCAGGATGCGGTGAAGGATTTCCCTTCTGTAAAAGTAGAAGTTGTAAACGGGCAGCTTACTCTTACAGGTAATGTTTCTGGTTTACAGGCTAGAAAAATCAAAGAATCTGTAGACGCTTTGAAAATCGGAAAGTATAACAACAACCTAATCGTAAAATAA
- a CDS encoding SH3 domain-containing protein — translation MSELQDKYSSVVSAAQSAGISNLQVQEQDGILYVSGSASNTAAKDAVWNALGAIDSTYSASDINIDVQVAGLASGASLTVATEDSNLNIRQEPSTEAAVVGKAAKGSSVTLIEQTSDDWWKVKTDDGQEGYAYSRYLRA, via the coding sequence ATGAGCGAATTACAAGATAAATATTCAAGCGTAGTTTCAGCGGCTCAGTCTGCAGGAATCTCAAATCTTCAGGTTCAGGAGCAGGACGGTATCCTTTATGTTTCCGGAAGCGCTTCCAATACTGCGGCTAAAGATGCTGTATGGAATGCTTTAGGAGCTATTGACTCTACTTATTCTGCATCAGATATCAATATTGATGTACAGGTTGCAGGTCTTGCTTCAGGAGCTTCTTTAACAGTTGCTACGGAAGATTCTAACCTGAATATCAGACAGGAGCCTTCTACTGAAGCTGCCGTTGTAGGTAAAGCTGCTAAAGGTTCTTCTGTAACTTTAATTGAACAGACTTCTGATGACTGGTGGAAAGTGAAAACTGATGACGGACAGGAAGGATATGCTTATTCAAGATATTTAAGAGCTTAA
- a CDS encoding outer membrane beta-barrel protein, whose translation MKQKDSSIINYTATNKEGKFSLKIDDLKEPSILKIDADKLSSYSKKFEKIDQSQSLGDIQLEKQNIVNNIDEVKIKASPVKIKKDTIEFNAASIKVRPDSKIEELLKQIPGVEINNDGKITVNGKEVDQIMINGKPFFDKDGKIALQNLPADIIKNIQFTTTKTKEEELSGKAPKSQNTTINFNIDEKKNKGLLTRLTVGYGSDKRYETSGLASYFKGDTKISLLASSNNINSQGFSRDEVFDSMGNGRNAWMMQGGSVSTVGNVTYYNQGGGTKGIQRSTTIGLNYSDKFGKDADLDSFSLMHTDSNTESRSKVSRSTLLPDYTLQTNSESNGENESKQYNVDTSVKIKLDSMTSIYLSPRFSKNSSFSFNNSKSSSLRNGSLLNESNAYSSNDSESNSFNPYLYFSRKFKKKGRSVSANITSSISESKRDNLNQSQNTFYQQSGITVDNRDQLAKNKNQNNTFNFNAGYTEPISDSSSVSFEVKYETRSARDLRNVNDFDNTTGDYTKYNQLLSNNMRQRINQISPELTYQINKNKLNFWASVKLDISDMKVNSIFNGQQYDLQKNFALPEYNVNLYYQLGEGKNLSIYNYANFTIPTAEQLTPYKDESNPLATYQGNPDLKNTWSNNLSLYFSNYNKVKDLSYYINIGFTYRNNDIINFTKYDNAGKQIVTYDNVSGNKSINAGAGLSKILKWKNNKLTISPRFNMNYAYNNGFIDGQAFTSNSYNLNPGINLTYEIKDKMTIRPSYRLGYSFSNYTNYNINRVNTANQSLKLELTNYLFKGNFVLGNDFEYNTNSNIAPGFKKDFYFWNTSLGYSFYKKQFTAKVKIYDVLNQNQSVRRTITDSYFEDREDLILKRYIMFSISMKLNKFAGKKRNKATPYFYIYF comes from the coding sequence TTGAAACAAAAAGATTCATCCATTATCAATTATACTGCTACTAATAAGGAAGGGAAATTCTCGCTGAAGATAGATGATTTAAAAGAACCTTCCATTCTTAAAATTGATGCTGATAAATTGTCTTCTTATTCAAAAAAATTTGAGAAAATAGATCAATCCCAGTCTTTGGGAGATATTCAGCTTGAGAAACAGAATATCGTCAACAATATTGATGAGGTAAAAATCAAAGCATCTCCAGTAAAAATTAAAAAAGATACTATTGAATTCAACGCAGCTTCAATAAAAGTACGTCCCGACAGTAAAATTGAGGAACTTCTGAAGCAGATCCCTGGGGTAGAGATTAATAATGATGGAAAAATTACGGTCAACGGAAAAGAAGTGGATCAGATTATGATCAACGGAAAGCCTTTCTTTGATAAAGATGGTAAAATTGCCCTTCAGAACTTACCGGCAGATATCATCAAAAATATTCAGTTTACTACCACTAAAACAAAGGAAGAAGAATTAAGCGGAAAAGCACCAAAATCTCAGAATACAACCATCAACTTTAATATTGACGAAAAGAAAAATAAAGGATTACTGACAAGACTTACGGTAGGCTACGGTTCAGACAAACGGTATGAAACAAGCGGATTAGCCAGTTATTTTAAAGGGGATACAAAAATTAGTCTTTTGGCTTCTTCCAATAATATCAATTCACAGGGGTTCTCACGGGATGAGGTTTTTGACAGCATGGGGAACGGCCGAAATGCCTGGATGATGCAGGGAGGATCTGTCTCTACGGTAGGAAATGTGACATATTACAACCAGGGAGGCGGAACAAAGGGAATCCAAAGGTCTACAACCATCGGCCTTAATTATAGTGATAAGTTTGGAAAAGATGCTGACCTGGATTCTTTCAGCCTTATGCATACTGACTCTAATACGGAATCCAGATCTAAAGTTTCAAGATCTACCCTTCTACCAGATTATACGCTTCAGACCAATTCTGAAAGCAATGGAGAAAATGAATCCAAACAATACAACGTTGATACTTCAGTCAAAATAAAGCTGGATTCTATGACAAGCATTTATCTTTCCCCAAGATTTTCTAAAAACAGCAGCTTTAGCTTTAATAATTCTAAATCTTCTTCTTTAAGAAATGGCAGCCTTCTAAATGAAAGTAATGCTTATTCAAGTAATGATTCGGAAAGCAATTCATTTAATCCTTACCTGTATTTTTCAAGAAAATTCAAGAAAAAAGGACGTTCCGTTTCAGCTAATATAACAAGCTCAATATCAGAATCTAAAAGAGATAATCTGAACCAGTCTCAGAATACCTTTTACCAGCAAAGCGGCATTACTGTTGACAACAGGGATCAGTTGGCCAAAAATAAAAATCAGAATAATACGTTTAATTTCAATGCAGGATATACGGAACCCATTTCCGATTCATCCAGCGTCAGTTTTGAAGTAAAATATGAAACAAGATCTGCCAGAGATTTAAGGAATGTAAATGATTTTGATAATACGACAGGTGATTACACCAAATACAACCAGCTTTTATCCAACAATATGAGACAGAGAATCAATCAAATTTCGCCTGAACTTACCTATCAGATCAACAAAAACAAGTTGAACTTCTGGGCTTCTGTAAAGCTTGATATTTCGGATATGAAAGTAAATTCTATCTTTAATGGGCAGCAGTATGACCTTCAGAAAAATTTTGCCCTGCCTGAATATAATGTAAACCTTTACTATCAGCTTGGCGAAGGAAAAAACCTGAGTATTTACAACTACGCCAACTTCACTATCCCAACCGCTGAGCAGCTTACACCATATAAGGATGAGTCTAATCCTTTGGCTACCTATCAGGGAAATCCTGATTTGAAAAATACATGGTCAAACAATCTTTCTCTTTATTTCAGCAATTATAACAAAGTAAAAGATCTCAGCTACTACATCAATATTGGTTTTACCTACAGGAACAATGATATCATTAATTTTACAAAATATGATAATGCAGGAAAGCAAATTGTAACCTACGATAACGTAAGTGGAAATAAAAGCATCAATGCAGGCGCAGGATTAAGCAAAATTCTGAAATGGAAAAACAATAAACTGACCATCAGCCCGAGATTCAATATGAATTATGCTTATAACAATGGTTTCATTGATGGGCAGGCTTTCACCAGCAATTCATATAATCTTAATCCGGGTATTAACCTGACGTATGAAATCAAGGATAAGATGACCATCAGGCCTTCTTACAGACTTGGATACAGTTTCTCCAACTATACCAATTATAATATCAACAGGGTAAATACAGCGAATCAGTCATTGAAACTTGAACTCACCAATTATCTATTTAAAGGCAACTTCGTATTGGGAAATGATTTTGAATACAATACCAACTCGAATATTGCTCCGGGCTTTAAAAAGGACTTTTATTTCTGGAATACCAGCCTTGGATATTCATTTTATAAAAAACAGTTTACAGCAAAAGTGAAAATCTATGATGTATTAAACCAAAATCAAAGTGTAAGAAGAACCATCACAGATTCTTACTTCGAAGACCGTGAAGACCTCATCCTGAAAAGATACATCATGTTCTCCATCAGTATGAAACTTAATAAATTTGCAGGTAAAAAGCGCAATAAAGCAACACCATACTTTTATATATATTTTTGA
- a CDS encoding CocE/NonD family hydrolase, with product MKIHISVLCILFFILGKAQKTEQKDTFVKDNFTKKEFYIPMRDGVKLFTAVYIPKDISNKNKYPFLMQRTCYSIAPYGENEYKTKVGPNIYLMKDKYIFVYQDVRGRYMSEGTFTNMTPQVEHKTKKDVDESTDTYDTIEWLLKNIKDNNGKAGQFGTSYPGFYTAVGTLSQHPALVASSPQAPISDFWNDDFLHNGRFMLGYFRTFPVFGVQKTQPEKQAWYMDSFIKQTSEDGLKFYRDMGTLKDGYEKYYKNNFFMTEIMNHPNYDEFWQKRGLLPHLKNINHAVMTVGGWFDAEDLSGPLNIYKTIEKTSPKAKNTIVMGPFSHGGWSQEQGKHFHSETYFGDSIATYYQKNIETRFFNHYLKGNTKEDAGLPEALMYDTGTKEWKEFASYPPKNSQKVNFYLADKTLKKSSGQGYSEYYSDPNNPVLSSDHLKDFNGFTPKNYMSEDQRFAVGRPDVLTFTTDALTDDITFAGEIMAKLNIASSSTDADFAVKLIDVYPEDFKPAEKKDGVIYGNYHQMVRSEIMPARFRNTKEKGEALVPNQKTAVNFRLQDVVHTFKKGHKIQIQISSTWFPLFAINPQKFMDNPNYANKEDYTKAFIRVYDDSSIEAEVLK from the coding sequence ATGAAAATCCATATTTCAGTATTATGTATTCTTTTTTTCATTCTTGGTAAAGCGCAGAAGACGGAACAGAAAGACACTTTCGTTAAAGACAACTTCACCAAGAAAGAATTTTATATTCCCATGCGTGATGGAGTGAAGCTGTTCACTGCGGTGTATATCCCAAAAGATATATCTAACAAGAACAAATATCCGTTCCTGATGCAGAGAACCTGCTACAGTATTGCGCCCTACGGAGAGAATGAATATAAAACAAAGGTAGGTCCCAACATCTATCTTATGAAAGACAAGTATATTTTCGTGTATCAGGATGTGCGCGGAAGATATATGAGTGAAGGTACATTTACCAATATGACTCCGCAGGTAGAGCATAAAACCAAAAAAGATGTTGATGAAAGTACAGATACTTATGATACCATAGAATGGCTTTTGAAAAATATCAAGGATAATAATGGTAAAGCAGGTCAGTTCGGAACCTCTTATCCTGGATTTTATACTGCTGTAGGAACGTTGTCACAACATCCTGCTTTGGTAGCCTCTTCACCTCAGGCACCAATTTCTGATTTCTGGAATGATGATTTTCTTCACAACGGAAGATTTATGCTGGGATATTTCAGGACGTTCCCGGTTTTCGGAGTTCAGAAAACACAACCGGAAAAACAGGCATGGTATATGGATTCCTTCATCAAACAGACTTCTGAAGACGGATTAAAGTTCTACAGAGATATGGGCACTCTGAAAGATGGATATGAAAAATACTACAAAAATAATTTCTTCATGACGGAAATTATGAATCATCCCAATTACGATGAATTCTGGCAGAAAAGAGGTCTCCTTCCTCATCTGAAGAATATCAACCATGCAGTAATGACTGTTGGCGGATGGTTTGATGCAGAAGATCTTTCAGGACCTTTAAATATTTATAAAACCATTGAAAAAACAAGTCCTAAGGCTAAAAACACCATTGTAATGGGGCCTTTCTCTCATGGCGGCTGGTCTCAGGAGCAAGGGAAGCATTTCCACAGTGAAACCTATTTTGGGGACAGTATTGCAACCTATTATCAGAAAAATATTGAAACCAGATTCTTCAACCACTATCTGAAAGGCAACACAAAGGAAGATGCAGGACTTCCTGAAGCACTGATGTATGACACCGGAACTAAAGAATGGAAAGAGTTTGCTTCTTATCCCCCTAAAAATTCACAGAAAGTGAATTTCTATTTAGCTGATAAAACTTTAAAAAAATCATCCGGACAAGGCTATTCTGAATATTACAGTGATCCTAACAATCCTGTTTTAAGTTCAGATCATTTAAAAGATTTTAACGGTTTTACTCCAAAAAATTATATGTCGGAGGACCAGAGATTTGCTGTCGGAAGACCTGATGTATTAACTTTCACTACGGATGCACTGACTGACGACATTACATTTGCAGGAGAGATCATGGCTAAACTGAATATAGCATCCTCTTCTACAGATGCAGATTTTGCTGTAAAATTAATTGACGTTTACCCTGAAGATTTCAAACCTGCAGAAAAGAAAGATGGAGTGATCTATGGCAACTACCACCAGATGGTAAGAAGTGAGATAATGCCTGCAAGATTCAGAAATACAAAAGAAAAGGGAGAAGCCTTGGTTCCGAACCAGAAAACGGCTGTTAACTTCAGACTTCAGGATGTAGTTCACACATTCAAAAAAGGACATAAAATCCAGATTCAGATCAGCAGTACTTGGTTTCCGCTTTTCGCAATCAATCCGCAGAAGTTTATGGATAATCCGAATTATGCCAACAAGGAGGATTACACCAAAGCATTTATTAGAGTTTATGATGACAGCTCTATAGAAGCTGAAGTTTTAAAATAA
- a CDS encoding alpha-ketoglutarate-dependent dioxygenase AlkB family protein produces the protein MSLFEEISDYPLNILPNDGTVHYYGKVFSKEKSDFYYDYLLNQIPWENDEALIFGKLILTKRKVAWFGEKAFEYTYSKRTKYAKFWTPELLELKKKCEEVSGETYNSCLLNLYHDGSEGMAYHSDGETDLKKYGAIASLTFGAERKFLFKHKTTKEKAEVFLENGSLLIMKGTTQDNWLHRLPPTTKVKTPRVNLTFRTIEE, from the coding sequence ATGAGTCTCTTCGAAGAAATATCCGATTATCCCCTTAATATCCTTCCGAACGACGGGACCGTTCATTATTATGGAAAGGTTTTTTCAAAAGAAAAATCAGATTTTTACTATGATTATCTGCTGAACCAGATTCCATGGGAAAACGATGAGGCATTAATCTTTGGAAAACTGATTTTGACTAAAAGAAAAGTAGCCTGGTTTGGAGAAAAAGCTTTTGAATATACCTATTCAAAAAGAACAAAATATGCTAAATTCTGGACTCCGGAATTATTGGAACTGAAGAAAAAATGTGAAGAAGTTTCTGGTGAAACTTACAATTCATGCCTTCTAAATCTATACCACGACGGAAGCGAAGGTATGGCTTACCACAGCGATGGTGAAACAGATCTGAAAAAGTATGGAGCCATTGCTTCTCTAACTTTTGGAGCAGAAAGAAAGTTTTTATTTAAACATAAAACCACTAAGGAGAAAGCAGAAGTATTCCTGGAAAACGGAAGCTTATTGATTATGAAAGGAACTACTCAAGACAACTGGCTTCACAGACTTCCTCCCACCACAAAAGTGAAAACTCCCAGAGTAAACCTGACCTTTAGAACCATTGAGGAATAA